From the Trueperaceae bacterium genome, one window contains:
- a CDS encoding HAD family phosphatase, translating into TEGAWFDAERRVAARYGVTLPEAARTDLHGLDVHALLDALRGRYGVPAARDDLATEIEAAVADALTRTPARPGAAALVAHLAERDHPRAVVSNAPHAAIRATLAPHAFGAALPVRISAGDVPRGKPAPDPYLAAVARLGVAPDRTLAVEDSLPGARAAVAAGATCVLLTHGELDPAAARRVTPHVVASFAAWRPDLVRDSGVAHPGAAPSGAPKEAP; encoded by the coding sequence ATACCGAGGGCGCCTGGTTCGACGCCGAACGCCGCGTCGCGGCCCGCTACGGCGTGACGCTGCCCGAGGCGGCCCGCACCGACCTGCACGGCCTCGACGTCCACGCACTGCTGGACGCCCTCCGGGGCCGCTACGGCGTCCCGGCCGCCCGCGACGACCTCGCCACCGAGATCGAGGCCGCCGTCGCGGACGCCCTCACGCGGACCCCCGCCCGGCCCGGCGCCGCCGCGCTCGTCGCCCACCTCGCCGAACGCGACCACCCGCGCGCCGTCGTCTCGAACGCGCCCCACGCCGCCATCCGCGCCACGCTCGCCCCCCACGCGTTCGGCGCGGCGCTCCCCGTGCGGATCTCCGCCGGCGACGTCCCGCGCGGGAAACCGGCGCCGGACCCCTACCTCGCCGCCGTCGCCCGGTTGGGCGTCGCGCCGGACCGGACGCTGGCGGTGGAGGACAGCCTGCCCGGCGCGCGCGCCGCGGTCGCGGCGGGCGCCACCTGCGTCCTCCTCACGCACGGCGAGCTCGATCCCGCCGCCGCGCGACGCGTCACGCCGCACGTGGTGGCGTCGTTCGCCGCGTGGCGGCCGGACCTCGTGCGAGACTCGGGGGTCGCGCACCCCGGCGCCGCCCCGTCCGGCGCCCCGAAGGAGGCCCCATGA
- a CDS encoding aldehyde dehydrogenase family protein: MTPTPPDPTHLPGAPALPEPALHVGGARRPAANGATRAVHDPATGRRLMEAPEAEATDAADAIAAARAAFDHGPWPHAPVQERARLLERVADAIERERDDLAWLETLDTGKTLSESRDDMDQIAQVFRYYAAEARTRRGDVNPVPSGAVSLTVHDPVGVVAMITPWNYPLLQASWKIAPALAAGCTFVLKPSELTPLTSLRITEMLQEAGLPDGVANLVTGAGATVGAALTEDPRVDLVSFTGGIVTGRAIAAAAARNVTRVALELGGKNPNVVLDDADLDLAADHALNAVFFHAGQVCSAGSRLLVHEAVHDALVERILDRAKRIRLGFGWEDGTEMGPVISPEHLAKVEGYVRLALEEGATLRLGGGRPPDARFAGGTFLEPTVLTGLPHDGRVASEEIFGPVLTVETFRDDDEAYAVASSTRSGLAAGVFSRDAARAMRLAKRLRFGTVWINDFHPYYPEAPWGGFGESGVGRELGREGLAEYQEPKHLYWTLEPAGADWFGGDER; this comes from the coding sequence ATGACCCCCACCCCGCCGGACCCGACGCACCTCCCCGGCGCGCCCGCCCTGCCCGAGCCGGCCCTGCACGTCGGCGGCGCCCGCCGGCCCGCCGCGAACGGTGCGACGCGCGCAGTGCACGACCCCGCCACCGGACGCCGGCTGATGGAGGCCCCCGAAGCGGAGGCGACCGACGCCGCCGACGCGATCGCCGCCGCCCGCGCCGCATTCGATCACGGGCCGTGGCCACACGCGCCGGTGCAGGAACGCGCCCGCCTCCTGGAGCGCGTCGCCGACGCCATCGAACGCGAACGCGACGACCTGGCGTGGCTCGAGACGCTCGATACCGGCAAGACCCTGAGCGAGAGTCGCGACGACATGGACCAGATCGCGCAGGTGTTCCGCTACTACGCGGCGGAGGCCCGCACGAGGCGGGGCGACGTCAACCCCGTCCCCAGCGGCGCGGTGAGCCTCACCGTCCACGACCCGGTCGGCGTCGTCGCCATGATCACGCCGTGGAACTACCCGCTGCTGCAGGCCTCGTGGAAGATCGCGCCGGCGCTGGCGGCGGGCTGCACGTTCGTGCTGAAACCCAGCGAACTCACGCCCCTCACCAGCCTCCGCATCACCGAGATGCTGCAGGAGGCCGGCCTCCCGGACGGCGTCGCGAACCTCGTGACGGGGGCGGGCGCGACCGTCGGGGCGGCCCTCACGGAGGACCCCCGCGTCGACCTGGTGTCGTTCACCGGCGGCATCGTGACGGGCCGCGCGATCGCGGCGGCCGCCGCCCGGAACGTCACCCGCGTCGCGCTCGAGTTGGGCGGCAAGAACCCGAACGTCGTGCTCGACGACGCCGACCTCGACCTCGCCGCCGACCACGCCCTCAACGCCGTGTTCTTCCACGCCGGGCAGGTGTGCTCCGCCGGCTCGCGGCTCCTGGTGCACGAGGCGGTCCACGACGCCCTCGTCGAGCGGATCCTGGACCGCGCGAAGCGCATTCGTCTCGGGTTCGGCTGGGAGGACGGCACCGAAATGGGGCCGGTCATCTCGCCCGAGCACCTCGCGAAGGTCGAGGGCTACGTCCGCCTGGCCCTCGAGGAGGGCGCGACCCTACGGCTCGGTGGGGGACGCCCCCCCGACGCACGGTTCGCCGGGGGGACCTTCCTGGAGCCGACGGTCCTGACCGGACTGCCGCACGACGGACGCGTCGCGTCGGAGGAGATCTTCGGGCCGGTCCTGACGGTGGAGACGTTCCGTGACGACGACGAGGCGTACGCCGTCGCCTCCAGCACCCGCAGCGGGCTTGCGGCCGGCGTGTTCTCCCGCGACGCGGCGCGCGCCATGCGGCTCGCGAAACGCCTTCGCTTCGGCACGGTCTGGATCAACGACTTCCACCCCTACTACCCCGAAGCGCCATGGGGCGGCTTCGGGGAGAGCGGCGTCGGGCGCGAACTGGGTCGCGAGGGCCTCGCGGAGTACCAGGAGCCGAAGCACCTCTACTGGACCCTCGAGCCGGCCGGCGCCGACTGGTTCGGCGGCGACGAGCGCTGA
- a CDS encoding MFS transporter, which yields MRAALLRRRHALVLGGGRLVAFAALAHVVNDAFVYGLPVFLPGIQLRFGWGEATLASLVTLVAIASNVAQGVSGTLVDRWGRRRSAAVGVLTVAVMISLVPSIEHPFLLVAVLVAGGFGSALFHPAAAALVRSTGGGATALGIYGAGGPIGVALFPVAALALLEVAGPEGVLVLAWGGVLAALGFLAFVPHQPPAPRPPRGVRGTRGWGRPPSIDTTLLRGRSGALLTIGTLQATADLTFLSSLPLLMTGRWGLETTSPWLAAGLAAYQLAAAAGSMGIGLIDARWPRRWVVAGSFVAAGPFLTATLILPPTTAAFLVAAAFAGAFTSSVIPLLIAQAQDEAPDRLGAATGMQVGVTWGLAGIAYLGVGVLQQAFGVTAAMAVAYAALVPALLLALRAVRHVPTPADAEPVAPLPALEAPA from the coding sequence ATGCGCGCCGCGTTGCTGCGCCGCCGGCACGCGCTCGTGCTCGGCGGCGGTCGCCTCGTGGCGTTCGCCGCCCTCGCGCACGTCGTGAACGACGCGTTCGTGTACGGCCTCCCGGTGTTCCTGCCCGGCATCCAACTGCGCTTCGGGTGGGGCGAGGCGACCCTCGCGAGCCTCGTGACGCTCGTCGCGATCGCGTCGAACGTCGCGCAGGGCGTCAGCGGGACGCTCGTCGACCGGTGGGGCCGCCGCCGCAGCGCCGCGGTCGGGGTGCTGACGGTCGCGGTCATGATCTCGCTCGTGCCCAGCATCGAGCACCCGTTCCTCCTCGTCGCGGTCCTCGTGGCGGGCGGGTTCGGCTCCGCCCTGTTCCACCCCGCCGCCGCCGCGCTCGTCCGGTCGACCGGGGGCGGCGCCACCGCCCTCGGGATCTACGGGGCGGGGGGACCGATCGGCGTGGCGCTCTTCCCCGTCGCGGCGTTGGCGTTGCTCGAGGTTGCGGGCCCCGAAGGCGTCCTCGTCCTCGCGTGGGGCGGCGTCCTCGCCGCCCTCGGGTTCCTGGCGTTCGTCCCGCACCAACCGCCCGCCCCGCGCCCTCCGCGCGGCGTCCGCGGGACCCGCGGGTGGGGGCGCCCCCCGAGCATCGACACGACGCTCCTGCGGGGTCGGTCGGGGGCGCTCCTGACCATCGGGACGCTGCAAGCCACCGCCGACCTCACGTTCCTCTCGTCGCTTCCGCTCCTGATGACCGGTCGGTGGGGCCTCGAGACGACGTCGCCGTGGTTGGCGGCGGGCCTCGCCGCCTACCAGTTGGCGGCGGCGGCCGGCTCGATGGGGATCGGCCTGATCGACGCCCGCTGGCCCCGCCGGTGGGTGGTCGCGGGCAGCTTCGTGGCGGCCGGCCCGTTCCTGACCGCGACGCTGATCCTGCCGCCGACCACCGCGGCGTTCCTCGTCGCCGCGGCGTTCGCCGGCGCGTTCACCAGTTCGGTGATCCCCCTCCTGATCGCGCAGGCGCAGGACGAAGCGCCGGACCGGCTCGGGGCGGCGACCGGCATGCAGGTCGGCGTCACGTGGGGCTTGGCCGGCATCGCCTACCTCGGGGTCGGCGTCCTGCAGCAGGCGTTCGGCGTCACCGCCGCGATGGCGGTCGCCTACGCCGCGCTGGTGCCCGCCCTCCTGCTGGCGCTCCGGGCGGTGCGGCACGTCCCCACCCCCGCCGACGCCGAACCGGTCGCGCCGCTCCCGGCGTTGGAGGCGCCCGCCTGA